From Dermochelys coriacea isolate rDerCor1 chromosome 9, rDerCor1.pri.v4, whole genome shotgun sequence, one genomic window encodes:
- the CHRD gene encoding chordin isoform X2 produces the protein MAALPLLLAGLLPLALCPAPGEASRPKPLLPIQPEKDPLPSKGAAGCSFGGRFYALEDTWHPDLGEPFGVMHCVVCYCEPRNRRGKPTGKVSCKNIKHDCPALPCSESVLLPGHCCKTCPKASPSIPEKRPEPIFDSFEYFQDKEDDLHKSYNDRSYLSSEDLTRDDSRTDFVALLTSGVEPWLPLSSAVAKARFTLVRSYLLFSINYERLGPPSRVRFTDPDGNVLFEHPVQKSVSLQEGMICGMWRNLHKPSIRLLKSEQLRISLVTKAQPAGEIQGPIIKHRALFAETFSAILTSVDPTHMGTGGIAMLTLSDTENNLHFILMAKGLLEPADKEFPWVSLRVRILHQNRVLREVRANITMQDPDFAEVLSDLSNREMLWLAQGQLKITAETEGRRLRQIAGYITARKSCDTIQSVLCGGDALLPTKTGAVGSAKLMLHENGTLEYQVQVAGTASEVIGVTLETKPRRKNKRNILFDMTPSYREGLASGTWQPMNARDTHMLLQSELFLNVATKDFEEGEVRGQISSLLYSGLLARYTELPIPLAGQLVSPPVRTGSAGHAWVSLDEHCHLHYEIVVAGLGKSDDIAISAHLHGVAELGERGHEHTRLLKGFYGTEAQGVVKDLDAELRHHLAQGTAFLQVSTKVNPRGEMRGRVHIPNQCESGGVQLAPEEDELLEEPKPKDPEQLKKDPNSCFFEGRHRAHGSRWAPAYDRKCSLCSCQKRTVICDPILCQPLNCTQQVHLEDRCCPVCEERKASQEELRAEKARDSSEGCYFDGDKTWRGAGTRWHPVVPPFGLIKCAICTCKGATGEVHCEKVQCPRLTCSNPVRVSPSDCCKQCPAPEKSPPELSDMMQADGPRACRFGRQWYMNNESWHPTVPPFGEMKCITCWCVSGETHCQRQECSPASCSSHAKKETRCCARCRAPDVAPEEAQEKLRADAPEAWSR, from the exons ATGGCCGCCCTGCCGCTGCTGCTGGCCGGGCTGCTGCCCCTCGCCCTCTGCCCCGCGCCGGGCGAAGCCTCCCGCCCCAAGCCCCTTCTGCCCATCCAGCCCGAGAAGGACCCGCTCCCCTCCAAGGGGGCGGCAG GCTGCTCGTTCGGAGGAAGGTTCTATGCCCTGGAGGACACTTGGCACCCAGACCTGGGTGAGCCCTTTGGGGTGATGCACTGTGTGGTCTGCTACTGCGAGCCG AGGAATCGCCGAGGGAAACCAACAGGCAAAGTCAGCTGTAAGAATATTAAGCACGACTGTCCTGCACTGCCTTGCAGTGAGTCTGTCCTGCTGCCGGGACACTGCTGCAAGACCTGCCCAAAGG CCTCTCCCAGCATCCCGGAGAAGAGGCCTGAGCCCATCTTCGACAGCTTCGAGTATTTCCAGGATAAGGAGGATGACTTGCATAAGAGCTACAATGACCGTTCCTACTTGAGTTCGGAGGACCTCACCCGGGACGACAGCCGCACAG ACTTTGTGGCCTTGCTGACCAGTGGCGTGgagccctggctgcccctgtcCAGCGCCGTGGCTAAAGCCAGGTTCACACTCGTGCGTTCCTACCTGCTCTTCTCCATCAACTACGAAAG GCTGGGTCCACCGAGCCGTGTCCGCTTCACCGACCCCGATGGCAATGTCCTGTTTGAGCACCCTGTGCAGAAGAGCGTCTCCCTGCAGGAAGGCATG atCTGCGGCATGTGGCGGAACCTGCACAAACCCTCCATCCGGCTGCTGAAGTCTGAGCAGCTCCGCATCTCCCTGGTCACCAAGGCACAGCCAGCCGGCGAGATCCAAGGCCCAATCATCAAGCACCGGGCCCTATTCGCAG AGACCTTCAGTGCTATCCTGACCTCCGTGGACCCGACCCACATGGGAACGGGGGGCATCGCCATGCTGACCCTGAGTGACACCGAGAACAACCTGCACTTCATCCTCATGGCCAAGGGGCTGCTGGAGCCAGCAGACAAAG AATTTCCTTGGGTCTCACTTAGGGTCCGGATCCTGCACCAGAACCGGGTGCTGCGTGAGGTCAGGGCCAACATCACCATGCAG GACCCAGACTTCGCAGAGGTGCTGAGCGACCTGTCGAACCGCGAGATGCTGTGGCTCGCGCAGGGGCAGCTGAAGATCACGGCGGAGACTGAGGGCAGGCGCCTGCGCCAGATTGCCGGCTACATCACTGCCAGGAAGAGCTGTGACA CCATCCAGAGTGTGCTGTGTGGAGGAGATGCCCTGTTGCCAACTAAGACAGGGGCTGTGGGGTCTGCCAAGCTGATGCTCCATGAGAATGGGACACTGGAGTACCAG GTCCAGGTAGCAGGGACGGCGAGTGAAGTCATCGGCGTCACCCTGGAGACCAAGCCACGGAGGAAGAACAAACGCAACATCCTGTTTGACATGACGCCCAGCTACAGGGAGGGGCTG GCCAGCGGGACCTGGCAGCCCATGAACGCCCGGGATACCCACATGTTACTGCAGAGCGAGCTCTTCCTCAACGTGGCCACCAAGGACTTTGAGGAGGGGGAAGTGCGGGGACAGATCAGCTCCCTGCTGTACAGTGGCCTCCTGGCACGATATACAG AGCTGCCCATCCCCCTGGCTGGCCAGCTGGTGTCTCCCCCTGTGCGGACCGGCTCGGCGGGACACGCCTGGGTCTCCCTGGACGAGCACTGCCACCTGCACTATGAGATCGTGGTGGCCGGGCTCGGCAAGTCGGATGACATCGCCATCAGCGCCCACCTGCATGGTGTCGCCGAGCTGGGCGAGCGTGGCCATGAGCACACCCGGCTCCTCAAAGGCTTCTACGGCACCGAG GCCCAAGGCGTGGTGAAGGACCTGGATGCAGAGCTGCGGCACCACCTGGCCCAGGGCACGGCCTTCCTGCAAGTCAGCACCAAAGTCAACCCCCGCGGGGAGATGCGGGGGAGG GTGCACATTCCCAACCAGTGCGAGTCGGGGGGCGTCCAGCTGGCCCCTGAAGAGGATGAGCTCCTAGAAGAGCCCAAGCCCAAGGACCCCGAACAACTGAAGAAAGACCCCAACTCCTGCTTCTTTGAGGGGCGGCATCGAGCACACGGCTCTCGTTGGGCCCCTGCCTACGACAGGAAGTGCTCCCTCTGCAGCTGCCAG aagCGCACAGTGATCTGCGACCCGATCCTCTGCCAGCCCCTGAACTGCACCCAGCAGGTTCACCTAGAGGACCGGTGCTGCCCGGTCTGTGAAG AGAGGAAGGCAAGCCAGGAAGAGCTGAGAGCGGAGAAGGCCCGGGACAGCAGCGAGG GCTGCTACTTCGACGGTGACAAGACATGGCGAGGAGCCGGCACCCGGTGGCACCCTGTGGTCCCCCCCTTTGGCCTGATCAAATGCGCCATCTGCACCTGCAAG GGAGCGACAGGTGAAGTGCACTGTGAGAAGGTCCAGTGCCCACGCCTGACCTGCAGCAACCCCGTCAGAGTGAGCCCGTCCGACTGCTGCAAGCAGTGCCCAG CTCCAGAGAAGAGCCCCCCCGAGCTGTCGGACATGATGCAGGCAGACGGACCCCGGGCCTGCCGGTTTGGGCGCCAGTGGTACATGAACAACGAGAGCTGGCACCCAACGGTGCCCCCCTTCGGGGAGATGAAGTGCATCACCTGCTGGTGTGTG tCCGGGGAGACCCACTGCCAGCGCCAGGAATGTTCCCCCGCTTCCTGCTCCAGTCATGCCAAGAAGGAGACCCGCTGTTGCGCCCGGTGCCGGG CCCCAGACGTTGCCCCAGAAGAAGCCCAGGAGAAGCTCAGAGCGGATGCCCCAGAGGCCTGGAGCCGCTAG
- the CHRD gene encoding chordin isoform X1, with the protein MAALPLLLAGLLPLALCPAPGEASRPKPLLPIQPEKDPLPSKGAAGCSFGGRFYALEDTWHPDLGEPFGVMHCVVCYCEPQRNRRGKPTGKVSCKNIKHDCPALPCSESVLLPGHCCKTCPKASPSIPEKRPEPIFDSFEYFQDKEDDLHKSYNDRSYLSSEDLTRDDSRTDFVALLTSGVEPWLPLSSAVAKARFTLVRSYLLFSINYERLGPPSRVRFTDPDGNVLFEHPVQKSVSLQEGMICGMWRNLHKPSIRLLKSEQLRISLVTKAQPAGEIQGPIIKHRALFAETFSAILTSVDPTHMGTGGIAMLTLSDTENNLHFILMAKGLLEPADKEFPWVSLRVRILHQNRVLREVRANITMQDPDFAEVLSDLSNREMLWLAQGQLKITAETEGRRLRQIAGYITARKSCDTIQSVLCGGDALLPTKTGAVGSAKLMLHENGTLEYQVQVAGTASEVIGVTLETKPRRKNKRNILFDMTPSYREGLASGTWQPMNARDTHMLLQSELFLNVATKDFEEGEVRGQISSLLYSGLLARYTELPIPLAGQLVSPPVRTGSAGHAWVSLDEHCHLHYEIVVAGLGKSDDIAISAHLHGVAELGERGHEHTRLLKGFYGTEAQGVVKDLDAELRHHLAQGTAFLQVSTKVNPRGEMRGRVHIPNQCESGGVQLAPEEDELLEEPKPKDPEQLKKDPNSCFFEGRHRAHGSRWAPAYDRKCSLCSCQKRTVICDPILCQPLNCTQQVHLEDRCCPVCEERKASQEELRAEKARDSSEGCYFDGDKTWRGAGTRWHPVVPPFGLIKCAICTCKGATGEVHCEKVQCPRLTCSNPVRVSPSDCCKQCPAPEKSPPELSDMMQADGPRACRFGRQWYMNNESWHPTVPPFGEMKCITCWCVSGETHCQRQECSPASCSSHAKKETRCCARCRAPDVAPEEAQEKLRADAPEAWSR; encoded by the exons ATGGCCGCCCTGCCGCTGCTGCTGGCCGGGCTGCTGCCCCTCGCCCTCTGCCCCGCGCCGGGCGAAGCCTCCCGCCCCAAGCCCCTTCTGCCCATCCAGCCCGAGAAGGACCCGCTCCCCTCCAAGGGGGCGGCAG GCTGCTCGTTCGGAGGAAGGTTCTATGCCCTGGAGGACACTTGGCACCCAGACCTGGGTGAGCCCTTTGGGGTGATGCACTGTGTGGTCTGCTACTGCGAGCCG CAGAGGAATCGCCGAGGGAAACCAACAGGCAAAGTCAGCTGTAAGAATATTAAGCACGACTGTCCTGCACTGCCTTGCAGTGAGTCTGTCCTGCTGCCGGGACACTGCTGCAAGACCTGCCCAAAGG CCTCTCCCAGCATCCCGGAGAAGAGGCCTGAGCCCATCTTCGACAGCTTCGAGTATTTCCAGGATAAGGAGGATGACTTGCATAAGAGCTACAATGACCGTTCCTACTTGAGTTCGGAGGACCTCACCCGGGACGACAGCCGCACAG ACTTTGTGGCCTTGCTGACCAGTGGCGTGgagccctggctgcccctgtcCAGCGCCGTGGCTAAAGCCAGGTTCACACTCGTGCGTTCCTACCTGCTCTTCTCCATCAACTACGAAAG GCTGGGTCCACCGAGCCGTGTCCGCTTCACCGACCCCGATGGCAATGTCCTGTTTGAGCACCCTGTGCAGAAGAGCGTCTCCCTGCAGGAAGGCATG atCTGCGGCATGTGGCGGAACCTGCACAAACCCTCCATCCGGCTGCTGAAGTCTGAGCAGCTCCGCATCTCCCTGGTCACCAAGGCACAGCCAGCCGGCGAGATCCAAGGCCCAATCATCAAGCACCGGGCCCTATTCGCAG AGACCTTCAGTGCTATCCTGACCTCCGTGGACCCGACCCACATGGGAACGGGGGGCATCGCCATGCTGACCCTGAGTGACACCGAGAACAACCTGCACTTCATCCTCATGGCCAAGGGGCTGCTGGAGCCAGCAGACAAAG AATTTCCTTGGGTCTCACTTAGGGTCCGGATCCTGCACCAGAACCGGGTGCTGCGTGAGGTCAGGGCCAACATCACCATGCAG GACCCAGACTTCGCAGAGGTGCTGAGCGACCTGTCGAACCGCGAGATGCTGTGGCTCGCGCAGGGGCAGCTGAAGATCACGGCGGAGACTGAGGGCAGGCGCCTGCGCCAGATTGCCGGCTACATCACTGCCAGGAAGAGCTGTGACA CCATCCAGAGTGTGCTGTGTGGAGGAGATGCCCTGTTGCCAACTAAGACAGGGGCTGTGGGGTCTGCCAAGCTGATGCTCCATGAGAATGGGACACTGGAGTACCAG GTCCAGGTAGCAGGGACGGCGAGTGAAGTCATCGGCGTCACCCTGGAGACCAAGCCACGGAGGAAGAACAAACGCAACATCCTGTTTGACATGACGCCCAGCTACAGGGAGGGGCTG GCCAGCGGGACCTGGCAGCCCATGAACGCCCGGGATACCCACATGTTACTGCAGAGCGAGCTCTTCCTCAACGTGGCCACCAAGGACTTTGAGGAGGGGGAAGTGCGGGGACAGATCAGCTCCCTGCTGTACAGTGGCCTCCTGGCACGATATACAG AGCTGCCCATCCCCCTGGCTGGCCAGCTGGTGTCTCCCCCTGTGCGGACCGGCTCGGCGGGACACGCCTGGGTCTCCCTGGACGAGCACTGCCACCTGCACTATGAGATCGTGGTGGCCGGGCTCGGCAAGTCGGATGACATCGCCATCAGCGCCCACCTGCATGGTGTCGCCGAGCTGGGCGAGCGTGGCCATGAGCACACCCGGCTCCTCAAAGGCTTCTACGGCACCGAG GCCCAAGGCGTGGTGAAGGACCTGGATGCAGAGCTGCGGCACCACCTGGCCCAGGGCACGGCCTTCCTGCAAGTCAGCACCAAAGTCAACCCCCGCGGGGAGATGCGGGGGAGG GTGCACATTCCCAACCAGTGCGAGTCGGGGGGCGTCCAGCTGGCCCCTGAAGAGGATGAGCTCCTAGAAGAGCCCAAGCCCAAGGACCCCGAACAACTGAAGAAAGACCCCAACTCCTGCTTCTTTGAGGGGCGGCATCGAGCACACGGCTCTCGTTGGGCCCCTGCCTACGACAGGAAGTGCTCCCTCTGCAGCTGCCAG aagCGCACAGTGATCTGCGACCCGATCCTCTGCCAGCCCCTGAACTGCACCCAGCAGGTTCACCTAGAGGACCGGTGCTGCCCGGTCTGTGAAG AGAGGAAGGCAAGCCAGGAAGAGCTGAGAGCGGAGAAGGCCCGGGACAGCAGCGAGG GCTGCTACTTCGACGGTGACAAGACATGGCGAGGAGCCGGCACCCGGTGGCACCCTGTGGTCCCCCCCTTTGGCCTGATCAAATGCGCCATCTGCACCTGCAAG GGAGCGACAGGTGAAGTGCACTGTGAGAAGGTCCAGTGCCCACGCCTGACCTGCAGCAACCCCGTCAGAGTGAGCCCGTCCGACTGCTGCAAGCAGTGCCCAG CTCCAGAGAAGAGCCCCCCCGAGCTGTCGGACATGATGCAGGCAGACGGACCCCGGGCCTGCCGGTTTGGGCGCCAGTGGTACATGAACAACGAGAGCTGGCACCCAACGGTGCCCCCCTTCGGGGAGATGAAGTGCATCACCTGCTGGTGTGTG tCCGGGGAGACCCACTGCCAGCGCCAGGAATGTTCCCCCGCTTCCTGCTCCAGTCATGCCAAGAAGGAGACCCGCTGTTGCGCCCGGTGCCGGG CCCCAGACGTTGCCCCAGAAGAAGCCCAGGAGAAGCTCAGAGCGGATGCCCCAGAGGCCTGGAGCCGCTAG
- the CHRD gene encoding chordin isoform X3 — MAALPLLLAGLLPLALCPAPGEASRPKPLLPIQPEKDPLPSKGAAGCSFGGRFYALEDTWHPDLGEPFGVMHCVVCYCEPQRNRRGKPTGKVSCKNIKHDCPALPCSESVLLPGHCCKTCPKASPSIPEKRPEPIFDSFEYFQDKEDDLHKSYNDRSYLSSEDLTRDDSRTDFVALLTSGVEPWLPLSSAVAKARFTLVRSYLLFSINYERLGPPSRVRFTDPDGNVLFEHPVQKSVSLQEGMICGMWRNLHKPSIRLLKSEQLRISLVTKAQPAGEIQGPIIKHRALFAETFSAILTSVDPTHMGTGGIAMLTLSDTENNLHFILMAKGLLEPADKEFPWVSLRVRILHQNRVLREVRANITMQDPDFAEVLSDLSNREMLWLAQGQLKITAETEGRRLRQIAGYITARKSCDTIQSVLCGGDALLPTKTGAVGSAKLMLHENGTLEYQVQVAGTASEVIGVTLETKPRRKNKRNILFDMTPSYREGLASGTWQPMNARDTHMLLQSELFLNVATKDFEEGEVRGQISSLLYSGLLARYTELPIPLAGQLVSPPVRTGSAGHAWVSLDEHCHLHYEIVVAGLGKSDDIAISAHLHGVAELGERGHEHTRLLKGFYGTEAQGVVKDLDAELRHHLAQGTAFLQVSTKVNPRGEMRGRVHIPNQCESGGVQLAPEEDELLEEPKPKDPEQLKKDPNSCFFEGRHRAHGSRWAPAYDRKCSLCSCQKRTVICDPILCQPLNCTQQVHLEDRCCPVCEERKASQEELRAEKARDSSEGCYFDGDKTWRGAGTRWHPVVPPFGLIKCAICTCKGATGEVHCEKVQCPRLTCSNPVRVSPSDCCKQCPAPEKSPPELSDMMQADGPRACRFGRQWYMNNESWHPTVPPFGEMKCITCWCVSGETHCQRQECSPASCSSHAKKETRCCARCRAPEEAQEKLRADAPEAWSR, encoded by the exons ATGGCCGCCCTGCCGCTGCTGCTGGCCGGGCTGCTGCCCCTCGCCCTCTGCCCCGCGCCGGGCGAAGCCTCCCGCCCCAAGCCCCTTCTGCCCATCCAGCCCGAGAAGGACCCGCTCCCCTCCAAGGGGGCGGCAG GCTGCTCGTTCGGAGGAAGGTTCTATGCCCTGGAGGACACTTGGCACCCAGACCTGGGTGAGCCCTTTGGGGTGATGCACTGTGTGGTCTGCTACTGCGAGCCG CAGAGGAATCGCCGAGGGAAACCAACAGGCAAAGTCAGCTGTAAGAATATTAAGCACGACTGTCCTGCACTGCCTTGCAGTGAGTCTGTCCTGCTGCCGGGACACTGCTGCAAGACCTGCCCAAAGG CCTCTCCCAGCATCCCGGAGAAGAGGCCTGAGCCCATCTTCGACAGCTTCGAGTATTTCCAGGATAAGGAGGATGACTTGCATAAGAGCTACAATGACCGTTCCTACTTGAGTTCGGAGGACCTCACCCGGGACGACAGCCGCACAG ACTTTGTGGCCTTGCTGACCAGTGGCGTGgagccctggctgcccctgtcCAGCGCCGTGGCTAAAGCCAGGTTCACACTCGTGCGTTCCTACCTGCTCTTCTCCATCAACTACGAAAG GCTGGGTCCACCGAGCCGTGTCCGCTTCACCGACCCCGATGGCAATGTCCTGTTTGAGCACCCTGTGCAGAAGAGCGTCTCCCTGCAGGAAGGCATG atCTGCGGCATGTGGCGGAACCTGCACAAACCCTCCATCCGGCTGCTGAAGTCTGAGCAGCTCCGCATCTCCCTGGTCACCAAGGCACAGCCAGCCGGCGAGATCCAAGGCCCAATCATCAAGCACCGGGCCCTATTCGCAG AGACCTTCAGTGCTATCCTGACCTCCGTGGACCCGACCCACATGGGAACGGGGGGCATCGCCATGCTGACCCTGAGTGACACCGAGAACAACCTGCACTTCATCCTCATGGCCAAGGGGCTGCTGGAGCCAGCAGACAAAG AATTTCCTTGGGTCTCACTTAGGGTCCGGATCCTGCACCAGAACCGGGTGCTGCGTGAGGTCAGGGCCAACATCACCATGCAG GACCCAGACTTCGCAGAGGTGCTGAGCGACCTGTCGAACCGCGAGATGCTGTGGCTCGCGCAGGGGCAGCTGAAGATCACGGCGGAGACTGAGGGCAGGCGCCTGCGCCAGATTGCCGGCTACATCACTGCCAGGAAGAGCTGTGACA CCATCCAGAGTGTGCTGTGTGGAGGAGATGCCCTGTTGCCAACTAAGACAGGGGCTGTGGGGTCTGCCAAGCTGATGCTCCATGAGAATGGGACACTGGAGTACCAG GTCCAGGTAGCAGGGACGGCGAGTGAAGTCATCGGCGTCACCCTGGAGACCAAGCCACGGAGGAAGAACAAACGCAACATCCTGTTTGACATGACGCCCAGCTACAGGGAGGGGCTG GCCAGCGGGACCTGGCAGCCCATGAACGCCCGGGATACCCACATGTTACTGCAGAGCGAGCTCTTCCTCAACGTGGCCACCAAGGACTTTGAGGAGGGGGAAGTGCGGGGACAGATCAGCTCCCTGCTGTACAGTGGCCTCCTGGCACGATATACAG AGCTGCCCATCCCCCTGGCTGGCCAGCTGGTGTCTCCCCCTGTGCGGACCGGCTCGGCGGGACACGCCTGGGTCTCCCTGGACGAGCACTGCCACCTGCACTATGAGATCGTGGTGGCCGGGCTCGGCAAGTCGGATGACATCGCCATCAGCGCCCACCTGCATGGTGTCGCCGAGCTGGGCGAGCGTGGCCATGAGCACACCCGGCTCCTCAAAGGCTTCTACGGCACCGAG GCCCAAGGCGTGGTGAAGGACCTGGATGCAGAGCTGCGGCACCACCTGGCCCAGGGCACGGCCTTCCTGCAAGTCAGCACCAAAGTCAACCCCCGCGGGGAGATGCGGGGGAGG GTGCACATTCCCAACCAGTGCGAGTCGGGGGGCGTCCAGCTGGCCCCTGAAGAGGATGAGCTCCTAGAAGAGCCCAAGCCCAAGGACCCCGAACAACTGAAGAAAGACCCCAACTCCTGCTTCTTTGAGGGGCGGCATCGAGCACACGGCTCTCGTTGGGCCCCTGCCTACGACAGGAAGTGCTCCCTCTGCAGCTGCCAG aagCGCACAGTGATCTGCGACCCGATCCTCTGCCAGCCCCTGAACTGCACCCAGCAGGTTCACCTAGAGGACCGGTGCTGCCCGGTCTGTGAAG AGAGGAAGGCAAGCCAGGAAGAGCTGAGAGCGGAGAAGGCCCGGGACAGCAGCGAGG GCTGCTACTTCGACGGTGACAAGACATGGCGAGGAGCCGGCACCCGGTGGCACCCTGTGGTCCCCCCCTTTGGCCTGATCAAATGCGCCATCTGCACCTGCAAG GGAGCGACAGGTGAAGTGCACTGTGAGAAGGTCCAGTGCCCACGCCTGACCTGCAGCAACCCCGTCAGAGTGAGCCCGTCCGACTGCTGCAAGCAGTGCCCAG CTCCAGAGAAGAGCCCCCCCGAGCTGTCGGACATGATGCAGGCAGACGGACCCCGGGCCTGCCGGTTTGGGCGCCAGTGGTACATGAACAACGAGAGCTGGCACCCAACGGTGCCCCCCTTCGGGGAGATGAAGTGCATCACCTGCTGGTGTGTG tCCGGGGAGACCCACTGCCAGCGCCAGGAATGTTCCCCCGCTTCCTGCTCCAGTCATGCCAAGAAGGAGACCCGCTGTTGCGCCCGGTGCCGGG CCCCAGAAGAAGCCCAGGAGAAGCTCAGAGCGGATGCCCCAGAGGCCTGGAGCCGCTAG